In one Triplophysa dalaica isolate WHDGS20190420 chromosome 9, ASM1584641v1, whole genome shotgun sequence genomic region, the following are encoded:
- the hephl1a gene encoding hephaestin-like protein 1a isoform X2 has translation MKSVLWLLVTAALALQQAGCVRRTYYIAIREEDWDYSPNKTNLITDTSIEQDEHASVFLSQSPTRIGSVYRKAVYREYTDDSYSIEIPKPDWLGFLGPILRAEVDDVMEVHLKNFASRPYSLHPHGVFYEKDSEGALYPDGTSGHFKSDDAVPTNKNYTYTWTVKPEYSPTEADASCLTWIYHSHGDAPKDIASGLIGALLTCKKGVLDSTTHKRSDVDDDFILMFSVVDENLSWYLKDNVERFCSDPDLTKEFISNGDTDFTESNLMHSINGYVYGNLPPPKVCVGRPVSWHLFGIGNEVDIHSAYFHGHTLLDRGHRTDVLSLFPATFVTATMIPRTKGKWLLSCQVNDHVRAGMQGYYEVSSCGSQASPTEALGNERHFYIAVEEEDWDYAPSQMNFMNNESLTEPNSDSEDFFSRDGGKLGGKYLKARYFGYSDETFTTKTVRRSSAVGSDVHLGILGPVIKAETGDVIIVTFLNKARRPYSIQPHGVHYDKAYEGAMYQDGTHKAGASVAPGERFTYHWRLTEGPSDSDPPCISYLYYSSVDPVRDTNSGLIGPIQVCKKGVLDQSGHQHADKTQHEFFLLFSVMDENESWYLEDNIKKFGSSESDLENEDFQESNKMHAVNGYMYGNLRGLDLCLGEHVVWHTLGLGTEVDIHGVYFQGNTFERDGTNRDTLNLFPHSSVTVNMRPNNNGMFELSCLTTDHHAAGMRQHYTVKPCSPKTPAPEHYISAIKYYIAAEEVIWNYAPNRSWELEKHNTPLEDSPGNIYLKRSHDRIGAEYKKVVYREYTDSTFTKRTNRSEEEEHLGIIGPILRAEVGENIQVVFKNKANKPYSIHAHGVKTSKASHVQPGDVITYNWSVPEQSGPGLKDPNCITYAYYSSVNFVKDLMSGLVGPLIVCRKKTLNTNRRRTDVDKEFALLFMVFDENESHYLDENIQTYLETEPESYDKYNEGFMESNKMHSINGKLYGNLHGLNMKEGDKIEWYLLGMGNEVDMHTVHFHGQTFIYKMDRPHRADVYDLFPGTFQTIEMITGNPGQWLLHCHVTDHIHAGMETLFTVHSKESNNKDGRGASTSISHHFTPMLVFLGLLLLNLVTY, from the exons ATGAAGTCTGTTCTGTGGCTTCTCGTGACGGCCGCGCTCGCGCTGCAGCAGGCCGGCTGTGTGCGCAGGACATATTACATCGCTATAAGAGAAGAAGACTGGGACTATTCACCAAACAAAACCAATCTGATCACAGACACAAGCATTGAACAAGACGA ACACgcatctgtttttctctctcagaGCCCTACTCGAATAGGAAGTGTTTACAGAAAAGCCGTGTACAGAGAGTACACAGATGACTCATATAGCATAGAGATCCCTAAACCTGACTGGCTTGGCTTCCTTGGACCCATCTTACGGGCTGAGGTTGATGATGTCATGGAGGTCCATCTGAAGAACTTTGCAAGCAGGCCTTATTCCCTCCATCCTCATGGAGTGTTTTATGAGAAGGATTCGGAGG gTGCTCTTTATCCAGATGGCACCTCTGGCCACTTTAAGAGTGATGATGCAGTGCCTACTAATAAAAACTACACATACACCTGGACAGTCAAACCAGAGTATTCTCCCACTGAAGCCGATGCCAGCTGTCTCACCTGGATTTACCATTCCCATGGTGATGCACCAAAAGACATTGCATCAGGACTTATAGGAGCTCTGCTTACCTGCAAGAAAG GTGTTTTGGATTCTACTACACATAAGCGCTCTGATGTGGATGACGACTTTATTTTGATGTTCAGTGTGGTGGATGAGAATTTAAGTTGGTACCTCAAAGACAATGTTGAACGATTCTGCTCGGACCCAGATCTAACAAAAGAATTCATATCTAATGGGGATACGGATTTCACAGAGTCCAACCTCATGCACT CAATAAACGGCTATGTTTATGGCAATCTGCCCCCACCAAAAGTTTGTGTGGGACGCCCTGTGTCTTGGCATCTCTTTGGCATTGGCAACGAGGTGGACATTCATTCGGCTTACTTCCACGGGCACACCCTCCTGGATCGCGGGCACCGCACCGATGTCCTCAGTCTGTTTCCTGCCACTTTTGTCACCGCCACAATGATCCCGAGGACGAAAGGAAAATGGTTGTTAAGTTGCCAAGTCAACGATCACGTACGAG CTGGTATGCAGGGTTACTATGAAGTCTCGTCATGTGGCTCTCAAGCCTCTCCAACAGAAGCTCTTGGAAATGAGAGGCatttttacattgctgttgagGAGGAGGATTGGGACTATGCCCCTTCACAGATGAACTTTATGAACAATGAATCCCTTACTGAACCAAACAG TGACTCTGAAGACTTCTTCAGTCGTGACGGTGGTAAACTGGGTGGAAAATATCTAAAAGCCCGTTATTTTGGATACAGCGATGAAACATTTACTACTAAGACAGTACGAAGGAGCTCAGCTGTGGGCTCAGATGTGCATCTTGGTATTCTAG GTCCTGTCATCAAAGCCGAAACTGGTGATGTCATCATTGTAACGTTCTTGAATAAAGCTAGACGACCCTACAGCATCCAACCACATGGTGTGCACTACGACAAAGCCTATGAGGGAGCTATGTACCAGGATG GTACTCATAAAGCTGGAGCATCCGTGGCTCCGGGTGAGAGGTTCACCTATCATTGGAGACTAACAGAAGGACCCTCTGACAGTGATCCTCCATGTATTTCATATCTGTATTATTCTTCTGTTGATCCGGTTCGTGACACAAACTCCGGCCTGATCGGGCCAATACAAGTGTGCAAAAAAGGTGTTTTGGATCAGAGCGGCCATCAG CATGCTGACAAAACTCAGCACGAGTTTTTCCTGCTGTTCTCTGTGATGGATGAAAATGAAAGCTGGTATCTGGAAGACAACATAAAGAAGTTTGGCAGCAGTGAGTCAGATCTGGAGAATGAGGATTTTCAAGAGAGCAATAAGATGCATG CGGTGAATGGCTACATGTACGGAAATCTTCGTGGTTTGGACTTGTGTCTTGGTGAACATGTAGTGTGGCACACACTTGGCCTGGGGACAGAAGTGGATATCCACGGTGTTTATTTCCAGGGCAACACGTTCGAACGGGATGGGACAAACCGTGACACTCTCAATCTCTTCCCACATTCCTCAGTGACGGTTAACATGAGACCCAACAATAACG GGATGTTTGAGCTAAGCTGTCTAACAACCGATCACCACGCTGCGGGTATGCGGCAACATTACACAGTCAAGCCCTGCTCACCGAAGACCCCTGCACCTGAACATTACATATCTGCTATAAAGTACTACATAGCAGCCGAGGAAGTGATATGGAATTACGCTCCAAACCGTTCGTGGGAATTAGAAAAGCACAATACTCCACTTGAGGACAG CCCTGGAAATATTTACCTGAAGAGATCACATGATCGGATTGGTGCTGAATATAAAAAGGTGGTGTATCGCGAATATACAGACAGCACATTCACCAAAAGGACAAACAGAAGCGAGGAAGAGGAACATTTAGGGATAATAG GACCCATCCTTAGAGCTGAGGTTGGTGAAAATATTCAggttgtgtttaaaaacaaagccAACAAGCCATATTCTATTCATGCCCATGGAGTAAAGACCAGTAAAGCCAGTCATGTTCAACCAG gagATGTAATAACATACAACTGGAGCGTTCCAGAACAATCTGGGCCAGGTCTCAAGGATCCAAACTGTATCACATATGCGTACTACTCATCTGTCAACTTTGTTAAG GACTTGATGAGCGGTTTGGTCGGTCCACTGATCGTGTGTCGTAAAAAAACCCTAAACACCAACAGACGAAGAACGGACGTTGATAAGGAGTTTGCCCTCCTCTTCATGGTGTTCGATGAAAATGAGTCTCACTACCTGGATGAAAACATACAAACTTATCTTGAAACAGAGCCAGAGTCTTATGACAAATATAATGAGGGTTTCATGGAGAGCAACAAAATGCACA gTATCAACGGAAAGCTTTATGGGAATTTGCACGGGCTAAACATGAAAGAAGGAGACAAGATTGAGTGGTATTTGCTGGGAATGGGAAATGAAGTAGACATGCACACCGTGCACTTCCATGGACAGACCTTCATTTACAAA ATGGATCGTCCTCATCGTGCTGACGTGTATGATCTGTTCCCGGGGACATTTCAGACCATAGAGATGATAACAGGCAACCCTGGGCAGTGGTTGCTGCACTGTCACGTGACGGACCACATCCATGCCGGCATGGAGACGCTTTTCACAGTTCATTCTAAAG AGTCCAATAATAAAGATGGTCGAGGAGCAAGTACAT CTATCAGTCATCACTTTACTCCTATGTTGGTTTTTCTTGGATTGCTCCTACTAAATCTTGTCACATATTAG
- the hephl1a gene encoding hephaestin-like protein 1a isoform X1: MKSVLWLLVTAALALQQAGCVRRTYYIAIREEDWDYSPNKTNLITDTSIEQDEHASVFLSQSPTRIGSVYRKAVYREYTDDSYSIEIPKPDWLGFLGPILRAEVDDVMEVHLKNFASRPYSLHPHGVFYEKDSEGALYPDGTSGHFKSDDAVPTNKNYTYTWTVKPEYSPTEADASCLTWIYHSHGDAPKDIASGLIGALLTCKKGVLDSTTHKRSDVDDDFILMFSVVDENLSWYLKDNVERFCSDPDLTKEFISNGDTDFTESNLMHSINGYVYGNLPPPKVCVGRPVSWHLFGIGNEVDIHSAYFHGHTLLDRGHRTDVLSLFPATFVTATMIPRTKGKWLLSCQVNDHVRAGMQGYYEVSSCGSQASPTEALGNERHFYIAVEEEDWDYAPSQMNFMNNESLTEPNSDSEDFFSRDGGKLGGKYLKARYFGYSDETFTTKTVRRSSAVGSDVHLGILGPVIKAETGDVIIVTFLNKARRPYSIQPHGVHYDKAYEGAMYQDGTHKAGASVAPGERFTYHWRLTEGPSDSDPPCISYLYYSSVDPVRDTNSGLIGPIQVCKKGVLDQSGHQHADKTQHEFFLLFSVMDENESWYLEDNIKKFGSSESDLENEDFQESNKMHAVNGYMYGNLRGLDLCLGEHVVWHTLGLGTEVDIHGVYFQGNTFERDGTNRDTLNLFPHSSVTVNMRPNNNGMFELSCLTTDHHAAGMRQHYTVKPCSPKTPAPEHYISAIKYYIAAEEVIWNYAPNRSWELEKHNTPLEDSPGNIYLKRSHDRIGAEYKKVVYREYTDSTFTKRTNRSEEEEHLGIIGPILRAEVGENIQVVFKNKANKPYSIHAHGVKTSKASHVQPGDVITYNWSVPEQSGPGLKDPNCITYAYYSSVNFVKDLMSGLVGPLIVCRKKTLNTNRRRTDVDKEFALLFMVFDENESHYLDENIQTYLETEPESYDKYNEGFMESNKMHSINGKLYGNLHGLNMKEGDKIEWYLLGMGNEVDMHTVHFHGQTFIYKMDRPHRADVYDLFPGTFQTIEMITGNPGQWLLHCHVTDHIHAGMETLFTVHSKEESNNKDGRGASTSISHHFTPMLVFLGLLLLNLVTY; encoded by the exons ATGAAGTCTGTTCTGTGGCTTCTCGTGACGGCCGCGCTCGCGCTGCAGCAGGCCGGCTGTGTGCGCAGGACATATTACATCGCTATAAGAGAAGAAGACTGGGACTATTCACCAAACAAAACCAATCTGATCACAGACACAAGCATTGAACAAGACGA ACACgcatctgtttttctctctcagaGCCCTACTCGAATAGGAAGTGTTTACAGAAAAGCCGTGTACAGAGAGTACACAGATGACTCATATAGCATAGAGATCCCTAAACCTGACTGGCTTGGCTTCCTTGGACCCATCTTACGGGCTGAGGTTGATGATGTCATGGAGGTCCATCTGAAGAACTTTGCAAGCAGGCCTTATTCCCTCCATCCTCATGGAGTGTTTTATGAGAAGGATTCGGAGG gTGCTCTTTATCCAGATGGCACCTCTGGCCACTTTAAGAGTGATGATGCAGTGCCTACTAATAAAAACTACACATACACCTGGACAGTCAAACCAGAGTATTCTCCCACTGAAGCCGATGCCAGCTGTCTCACCTGGATTTACCATTCCCATGGTGATGCACCAAAAGACATTGCATCAGGACTTATAGGAGCTCTGCTTACCTGCAAGAAAG GTGTTTTGGATTCTACTACACATAAGCGCTCTGATGTGGATGACGACTTTATTTTGATGTTCAGTGTGGTGGATGAGAATTTAAGTTGGTACCTCAAAGACAATGTTGAACGATTCTGCTCGGACCCAGATCTAACAAAAGAATTCATATCTAATGGGGATACGGATTTCACAGAGTCCAACCTCATGCACT CAATAAACGGCTATGTTTATGGCAATCTGCCCCCACCAAAAGTTTGTGTGGGACGCCCTGTGTCTTGGCATCTCTTTGGCATTGGCAACGAGGTGGACATTCATTCGGCTTACTTCCACGGGCACACCCTCCTGGATCGCGGGCACCGCACCGATGTCCTCAGTCTGTTTCCTGCCACTTTTGTCACCGCCACAATGATCCCGAGGACGAAAGGAAAATGGTTGTTAAGTTGCCAAGTCAACGATCACGTACGAG CTGGTATGCAGGGTTACTATGAAGTCTCGTCATGTGGCTCTCAAGCCTCTCCAACAGAAGCTCTTGGAAATGAGAGGCatttttacattgctgttgagGAGGAGGATTGGGACTATGCCCCTTCACAGATGAACTTTATGAACAATGAATCCCTTACTGAACCAAACAG TGACTCTGAAGACTTCTTCAGTCGTGACGGTGGTAAACTGGGTGGAAAATATCTAAAAGCCCGTTATTTTGGATACAGCGATGAAACATTTACTACTAAGACAGTACGAAGGAGCTCAGCTGTGGGCTCAGATGTGCATCTTGGTATTCTAG GTCCTGTCATCAAAGCCGAAACTGGTGATGTCATCATTGTAACGTTCTTGAATAAAGCTAGACGACCCTACAGCATCCAACCACATGGTGTGCACTACGACAAAGCCTATGAGGGAGCTATGTACCAGGATG GTACTCATAAAGCTGGAGCATCCGTGGCTCCGGGTGAGAGGTTCACCTATCATTGGAGACTAACAGAAGGACCCTCTGACAGTGATCCTCCATGTATTTCATATCTGTATTATTCTTCTGTTGATCCGGTTCGTGACACAAACTCCGGCCTGATCGGGCCAATACAAGTGTGCAAAAAAGGTGTTTTGGATCAGAGCGGCCATCAG CATGCTGACAAAACTCAGCACGAGTTTTTCCTGCTGTTCTCTGTGATGGATGAAAATGAAAGCTGGTATCTGGAAGACAACATAAAGAAGTTTGGCAGCAGTGAGTCAGATCTGGAGAATGAGGATTTTCAAGAGAGCAATAAGATGCATG CGGTGAATGGCTACATGTACGGAAATCTTCGTGGTTTGGACTTGTGTCTTGGTGAACATGTAGTGTGGCACACACTTGGCCTGGGGACAGAAGTGGATATCCACGGTGTTTATTTCCAGGGCAACACGTTCGAACGGGATGGGACAAACCGTGACACTCTCAATCTCTTCCCACATTCCTCAGTGACGGTTAACATGAGACCCAACAATAACG GGATGTTTGAGCTAAGCTGTCTAACAACCGATCACCACGCTGCGGGTATGCGGCAACATTACACAGTCAAGCCCTGCTCACCGAAGACCCCTGCACCTGAACATTACATATCTGCTATAAAGTACTACATAGCAGCCGAGGAAGTGATATGGAATTACGCTCCAAACCGTTCGTGGGAATTAGAAAAGCACAATACTCCACTTGAGGACAG CCCTGGAAATATTTACCTGAAGAGATCACATGATCGGATTGGTGCTGAATATAAAAAGGTGGTGTATCGCGAATATACAGACAGCACATTCACCAAAAGGACAAACAGAAGCGAGGAAGAGGAACATTTAGGGATAATAG GACCCATCCTTAGAGCTGAGGTTGGTGAAAATATTCAggttgtgtttaaaaacaaagccAACAAGCCATATTCTATTCATGCCCATGGAGTAAAGACCAGTAAAGCCAGTCATGTTCAACCAG gagATGTAATAACATACAACTGGAGCGTTCCAGAACAATCTGGGCCAGGTCTCAAGGATCCAAACTGTATCACATATGCGTACTACTCATCTGTCAACTTTGTTAAG GACTTGATGAGCGGTTTGGTCGGTCCACTGATCGTGTGTCGTAAAAAAACCCTAAACACCAACAGACGAAGAACGGACGTTGATAAGGAGTTTGCCCTCCTCTTCATGGTGTTCGATGAAAATGAGTCTCACTACCTGGATGAAAACATACAAACTTATCTTGAAACAGAGCCAGAGTCTTATGACAAATATAATGAGGGTTTCATGGAGAGCAACAAAATGCACA gTATCAACGGAAAGCTTTATGGGAATTTGCACGGGCTAAACATGAAAGAAGGAGACAAGATTGAGTGGTATTTGCTGGGAATGGGAAATGAAGTAGACATGCACACCGTGCACTTCCATGGACAGACCTTCATTTACAAA ATGGATCGTCCTCATCGTGCTGACGTGTATGATCTGTTCCCGGGGACATTTCAGACCATAGAGATGATAACAGGCAACCCTGGGCAGTGGTTGCTGCACTGTCACGTGACGGACCACATCCATGCCGGCATGGAGACGCTTTTCACAGTTCATTCTAAAG AAGAGTCCAATAATAAAGATGGTCGAGGAGCAAGTACAT CTATCAGTCATCACTTTACTCCTATGTTGGTTTTTCTTGGATTGCTCCTACTAAATCTTGTCACATATTAG
- the hephl1a gene encoding hephaestin-like protein 1a isoform X3, with protein sequence MKSVLWLLVTAALALQQAGCVRRTYYIAIREEDWDYSPNKTNLITDTSIEQDEHASVFLSQSPTRIGSVYRKAVYREYTDDSYSIEIPKPDWLGFLGPILRAEVDDVMEVHLKNFASRPYSLHPHGVFYEKDSEGALYPDGTSGHFKSDDAVPTNKNYTYTWTVKPEYSPTEADASCLTWIYHSHGDAPKDIASGLIGALLTCKKGVLDSTTHKRSDVDDDFILMFSVVDENLSWYLKDNVERFCSDPDLTKEFISNGDTDFTESNLMHSINGYVYGNLPPPKVCVGRPVSWHLFGIGNEVDIHSAYFHGHTLLDRGHRTDVLSLFPATFVTATMIPRTKGKWLLSCQVNDHVRAGMQGYYEVSSCGSQASPTEALGNERHFYIAVEEEDWDYAPSQMNFMNNESLTEPNSDSEDFFSRDGGKLGGKYLKARYFGYSDETFTTKTVRRSSAVGSDVHLGILGPVIKAETGDVIIVTFLNKARRPYSIQPHGVHYDKAYEGAMYQDGTHKAGASVAPGERFTYHWRLTEGPSDSDPPCISYLYYSSVDPVRDTNSGLIGPIQVCKKGVLDQSGHQHADKTQHEFFLLFSVMDENESWYLEDNIKKFGSSESDLENEDFQESNKMHAVNGYMYGNLRGLDLCLGEHVVWHTLGLGTEVDIHGVYFQGNTFERDGTNRDTLNLFPHSSVTVNMRPNNNGMFELSCLTTDHHAAGMRQHYTVKPCSPKTPAPEHYISAIKYYIAAEEVIWNYAPNRSWELEKHNTPLEDSPGNIYLKRSHDRIGAEYKKVVYREYTDSTFTKRTNRSEEEEHLGIIGPILRAEVGENIQVVFKNKANKPYSIHAHGVKTSKASHVQPGDVITYNWSVPEQSGPGLKDPNCITYAYYSSVNFVKDLMSGLVGPLIVCRKKTLNTNRRRTDVDKEFALLFMVFDENESHYLDENIQTYLETEPESYDKYNEGFMESNKMHSINGKLYGNLHGLNMKEGDKIEWYLLGMGNEVDMHTVHFHGQTFIYKMDRPHRADVYDLFPGTFQTIEMITGNPGQWLLHCHVTDHIHAGMETLFTVHSKAISHHFTPMLVFLGLLLLNLVTY encoded by the exons ATGAAGTCTGTTCTGTGGCTTCTCGTGACGGCCGCGCTCGCGCTGCAGCAGGCCGGCTGTGTGCGCAGGACATATTACATCGCTATAAGAGAAGAAGACTGGGACTATTCACCAAACAAAACCAATCTGATCACAGACACAAGCATTGAACAAGACGA ACACgcatctgtttttctctctcagaGCCCTACTCGAATAGGAAGTGTTTACAGAAAAGCCGTGTACAGAGAGTACACAGATGACTCATATAGCATAGAGATCCCTAAACCTGACTGGCTTGGCTTCCTTGGACCCATCTTACGGGCTGAGGTTGATGATGTCATGGAGGTCCATCTGAAGAACTTTGCAAGCAGGCCTTATTCCCTCCATCCTCATGGAGTGTTTTATGAGAAGGATTCGGAGG gTGCTCTTTATCCAGATGGCACCTCTGGCCACTTTAAGAGTGATGATGCAGTGCCTACTAATAAAAACTACACATACACCTGGACAGTCAAACCAGAGTATTCTCCCACTGAAGCCGATGCCAGCTGTCTCACCTGGATTTACCATTCCCATGGTGATGCACCAAAAGACATTGCATCAGGACTTATAGGAGCTCTGCTTACCTGCAAGAAAG GTGTTTTGGATTCTACTACACATAAGCGCTCTGATGTGGATGACGACTTTATTTTGATGTTCAGTGTGGTGGATGAGAATTTAAGTTGGTACCTCAAAGACAATGTTGAACGATTCTGCTCGGACCCAGATCTAACAAAAGAATTCATATCTAATGGGGATACGGATTTCACAGAGTCCAACCTCATGCACT CAATAAACGGCTATGTTTATGGCAATCTGCCCCCACCAAAAGTTTGTGTGGGACGCCCTGTGTCTTGGCATCTCTTTGGCATTGGCAACGAGGTGGACATTCATTCGGCTTACTTCCACGGGCACACCCTCCTGGATCGCGGGCACCGCACCGATGTCCTCAGTCTGTTTCCTGCCACTTTTGTCACCGCCACAATGATCCCGAGGACGAAAGGAAAATGGTTGTTAAGTTGCCAAGTCAACGATCACGTACGAG CTGGTATGCAGGGTTACTATGAAGTCTCGTCATGTGGCTCTCAAGCCTCTCCAACAGAAGCTCTTGGAAATGAGAGGCatttttacattgctgttgagGAGGAGGATTGGGACTATGCCCCTTCACAGATGAACTTTATGAACAATGAATCCCTTACTGAACCAAACAG TGACTCTGAAGACTTCTTCAGTCGTGACGGTGGTAAACTGGGTGGAAAATATCTAAAAGCCCGTTATTTTGGATACAGCGATGAAACATTTACTACTAAGACAGTACGAAGGAGCTCAGCTGTGGGCTCAGATGTGCATCTTGGTATTCTAG GTCCTGTCATCAAAGCCGAAACTGGTGATGTCATCATTGTAACGTTCTTGAATAAAGCTAGACGACCCTACAGCATCCAACCACATGGTGTGCACTACGACAAAGCCTATGAGGGAGCTATGTACCAGGATG GTACTCATAAAGCTGGAGCATCCGTGGCTCCGGGTGAGAGGTTCACCTATCATTGGAGACTAACAGAAGGACCCTCTGACAGTGATCCTCCATGTATTTCATATCTGTATTATTCTTCTGTTGATCCGGTTCGTGACACAAACTCCGGCCTGATCGGGCCAATACAAGTGTGCAAAAAAGGTGTTTTGGATCAGAGCGGCCATCAG CATGCTGACAAAACTCAGCACGAGTTTTTCCTGCTGTTCTCTGTGATGGATGAAAATGAAAGCTGGTATCTGGAAGACAACATAAAGAAGTTTGGCAGCAGTGAGTCAGATCTGGAGAATGAGGATTTTCAAGAGAGCAATAAGATGCATG CGGTGAATGGCTACATGTACGGAAATCTTCGTGGTTTGGACTTGTGTCTTGGTGAACATGTAGTGTGGCACACACTTGGCCTGGGGACAGAAGTGGATATCCACGGTGTTTATTTCCAGGGCAACACGTTCGAACGGGATGGGACAAACCGTGACACTCTCAATCTCTTCCCACATTCCTCAGTGACGGTTAACATGAGACCCAACAATAACG GGATGTTTGAGCTAAGCTGTCTAACAACCGATCACCACGCTGCGGGTATGCGGCAACATTACACAGTCAAGCCCTGCTCACCGAAGACCCCTGCACCTGAACATTACATATCTGCTATAAAGTACTACATAGCAGCCGAGGAAGTGATATGGAATTACGCTCCAAACCGTTCGTGGGAATTAGAAAAGCACAATACTCCACTTGAGGACAG CCCTGGAAATATTTACCTGAAGAGATCACATGATCGGATTGGTGCTGAATATAAAAAGGTGGTGTATCGCGAATATACAGACAGCACATTCACCAAAAGGACAAACAGAAGCGAGGAAGAGGAACATTTAGGGATAATAG GACCCATCCTTAGAGCTGAGGTTGGTGAAAATATTCAggttgtgtttaaaaacaaagccAACAAGCCATATTCTATTCATGCCCATGGAGTAAAGACCAGTAAAGCCAGTCATGTTCAACCAG gagATGTAATAACATACAACTGGAGCGTTCCAGAACAATCTGGGCCAGGTCTCAAGGATCCAAACTGTATCACATATGCGTACTACTCATCTGTCAACTTTGTTAAG GACTTGATGAGCGGTTTGGTCGGTCCACTGATCGTGTGTCGTAAAAAAACCCTAAACACCAACAGACGAAGAACGGACGTTGATAAGGAGTTTGCCCTCCTCTTCATGGTGTTCGATGAAAATGAGTCTCACTACCTGGATGAAAACATACAAACTTATCTTGAAACAGAGCCAGAGTCTTATGACAAATATAATGAGGGTTTCATGGAGAGCAACAAAATGCACA gTATCAACGGAAAGCTTTATGGGAATTTGCACGGGCTAAACATGAAAGAAGGAGACAAGATTGAGTGGTATTTGCTGGGAATGGGAAATGAAGTAGACATGCACACCGTGCACTTCCATGGACAGACCTTCATTTACAAA ATGGATCGTCCTCATCGTGCTGACGTGTATGATCTGTTCCCGGGGACATTTCAGACCATAGAGATGATAACAGGCAACCCTGGGCAGTGGTTGCTGCACTGTCACGTGACGGACCACATCCATGCCGGCATGGAGACGCTTTTCACAGTTCATTCTAAAG CTATCAGTCATCACTTTACTCCTATGTTGGTTTTTCTTGGATTGCTCCTACTAAATCTTGTCACATATTAG